The proteins below are encoded in one region of Festucalex cinctus isolate MCC-2025b chromosome 2, RoL_Fcin_1.0, whole genome shotgun sequence:
- the znf740b gene encoding zinc finger protein 740b isoform X1 has protein sequence MTHHSNNSVRDHMKWAGLLGCEAVLSSMALMQASNISGQKKMMSSLGHGHRSTAESHQSHSHHGHHGHQGHHGQSNSHVGHLSTGSCPPLLIQKDGDYHTSRILDGKNMHSSQSMHTKKKHKKSVKVKQEVRPLLQQLNMDDDDDDDSSLKVQKNFICDHCYGAFRSSYHLKRHILTHTGEKPYACDSCDMRFIQRYHLDRHKRVHSGEKPYQCDRCNQTFSRTDRLLRHRRLCTAGISKDDNQCCDSRSSTYSQGTSGHTASWSPLQSSSSRLTV, from the exons GCTGGCTTGCTGGGCTGTGAGGCGGTGCTGTCCAGCATGGCCCTGATGCAAGCCAGCAACATTTCAGGTCAAAAGAAGATGATGTCATCCCTGGGTCACGGGCACCGGTCAACTGCTGAGAGCCACCAAAGCCACTCGCACCATGGCCACCATGGACACCAAGGTCACCATGGCCAATCCAACAGCCACGTGGGCCATCTGTCGACAGGGAGTTGCCCGCCACTG CTGATCCAAAAGGATGGCGATTACCACACCTCGAGAATATTGGATGGAAAGAACATGCATAGCAGCCAGAGTATGCACACcaagaaaaagcacaaaaaatcaGTTAAAGTTAAGCAGGAAGTGCGG CCTTTATTGCAGCAGCTCAACatggatgacgacgacgacgacgacagttCTCTGAAAGTCCAGAAGAACTTCATCTGCGACCACTGCTACGGAGCTTTCCGGAGCAGCTACCACCTCAAGCGACACATACTGACGCACACGG GGGAGAAGCCTTACGCTTGTGACAGCTGCGACATGCGCTTCATTCAGCGGTACCACCTGGACCGACACAAGCGGGTGCACAGTGGCGAGAAGCCCTACCAGTGTGATCGTTGCAATCAG ACGTTCTCCCGGACAGACAGGCTGCTGAGGCACCGGCGCTTGTGCACCGCCGGGATCAGCAAAGACGACAACCAGTGTTGCGATAGTCGCTCGTCGACGTACTCGCAGGGCACATCTGGCCACACGGCTTCCTGGAGTCCCTTACAGTCTTCCAGCAGCCGCTTGACTGTCTGA
- the znf740b gene encoding zinc finger protein 740b isoform X2 — MALMQASNISGQKKMMSSLGHGHRSTAESHQSHSHHGHHGHQGHHGQSNSHVGHLSTGSCPPLLIQKDGDYHTSRILDGKNMHSSQSMHTKKKHKKSVKVKQEVRPLLQQLNMDDDDDDDSSLKVQKNFICDHCYGAFRSSYHLKRHILTHTGEKPYACDSCDMRFIQRYHLDRHKRVHSGEKPYQCDRCNQTFSRTDRLLRHRRLCTAGISKDDNQCCDSRSSTYSQGTSGHTASWSPLQSSSSRLTV, encoded by the exons ATGGCCCTGATGCAAGCCAGCAACATTTCAGGTCAAAAGAAGATGATGTCATCCCTGGGTCACGGGCACCGGTCAACTGCTGAGAGCCACCAAAGCCACTCGCACCATGGCCACCATGGACACCAAGGTCACCATGGCCAATCCAACAGCCACGTGGGCCATCTGTCGACAGGGAGTTGCCCGCCACTG CTGATCCAAAAGGATGGCGATTACCACACCTCGAGAATATTGGATGGAAAGAACATGCATAGCAGCCAGAGTATGCACACcaagaaaaagcacaaaaaatcaGTTAAAGTTAAGCAGGAAGTGCGG CCTTTATTGCAGCAGCTCAACatggatgacgacgacgacgacgacagttCTCTGAAAGTCCAGAAGAACTTCATCTGCGACCACTGCTACGGAGCTTTCCGGAGCAGCTACCACCTCAAGCGACACATACTGACGCACACGG GGGAGAAGCCTTACGCTTGTGACAGCTGCGACATGCGCTTCATTCAGCGGTACCACCTGGACCGACACAAGCGGGTGCACAGTGGCGAGAAGCCCTACCAGTGTGATCGTTGCAATCAG ACGTTCTCCCGGACAGACAGGCTGCTGAGGCACCGGCGCTTGTGCACCGCCGGGATCAGCAAAGACGACAACCAGTGTTGCGATAGTCGCTCGTCGACGTACTCGCAGGGCACATCTGGCCACACGGCTTCCTGGAGTCCCTTACAGTCTTCCAGCAGCCGCTTGACTGTCTGA